The following is a genomic window from Gammaproteobacteria bacterium.
GGCTCGCGGCATCGCCGAGCGCACCGAGCGCATCGTGCTGGAAGCCAGGAACACGTTGCTGGCTCTCGACGAGCTCGAGGTCGAGCGGTGTTCGGCCGCGCATTTTGCCGAGATGGAAGCGGCTGCGATGCAGCATCCCTGGATCAAGTCCATCGGACACTGGCGGGCAGATGAGCGCCTTTGCGCGACGGGGCTGGCGCAGGGAACGGCGTTGAAACCGCCGCAGGCAGATCGCATTTATCCGTCCGGCCTGATTGCCTGGTGGCCGTCCCGACACACGAGCGTGGCTGGCGTCGAACTGTTCCTGATGCGCTTCGGCAACCATGACATCGCCATGGACCCTCGGTTTTTCGTTGATGCCGGACTGACTGGCCAGCAGGCCGCGGGCTTGTGGTTGGAAAACCTGATGTTGACCAGCAATCCGCCGGATGCCGTCCTGCCGCCGCTGGATGCCATTCCCCCGGGTGTGCGCCTGGACCAGGCCGAGGAGCGTATCGAGTCACGCTTTTCGCTGGGCAGGATGCTGCCTATCGATGTCGTGGTGGTCGAGCCTGCCGATGGCTTCTGGCATCGCCAGAACAGCCTGATCCGCACCGCCGCGGCCGTGGGCGGCGGTCTCAGCCTGCTGTGGCTGCTGGGGATCGTGATCCTGCTGCGCTACCAGTTGAGCCTGCGCAGCGAGCTGCGCGACGCCATCAGCCGCGGCGACATCACCGCCTGGTACCAGCCGATCGTCGACCTGGCCACGGGCGAATGCGTGGGTGCGGAGGCCCTGGCCCGCCTGATGCGCGAGGATGGCAGCCTGATCAACCCCGACATGTTCCTGCCGGTGGCCGAGAGCGAGGGCCTGATGCCTGACGTCACGCTGGCGGTGATGGACAGCCTGCTGGCTGACCTGCCGGCCCTGCTCAAGCTCAATCCCGGCTTGAAGATCAACCTGAATCTCTCCAGTGACGACCTGCAAGACCCTGGCTTTGGACAGCAGCTGGCGCTACGACTGGCCACGGCGAAGGTACCGAGCCATGCCATCAAGCTGGAAATCACCGAGCGCGCCCTGATCAACGACGAGGCGGCGAGGGCCCACATCCGGGACTTCCGGGCACGCGGTCACAAGGTGGCCATTGACGATTTCGGCACCGGGTACTCGAGTCTGTCCTACCTGGAAACGTTCGAGATCGACACGCTGAAGATCGACAAGACCTTTGTCGATGCCATTGGCGCCGAAGCCGTGACCAGCCACGTGATCTCGCACATCATCGACATGGCCAAGTCTCTCAAGCTCGATATCGTGGCCGAGGGCATCGAGCAGCAAGCGCAGGCCGAATGGCTGGAGCGCCAGGGTGTGCACCAGGGCCAGGGCTATCTGTACAGCAAGCCGCTGACGGCTCGCGCTTTCCGGCGCTACCTGCGCGGTCGCCCGAACCAGACCATGGCGTGATGCCTGCGCGGCAGGCGCACGAAAATCCGGTCGACGGTCGACTCATCAACTATGCTTCCCGGTCTATAGCAAGTCCCAGGGAGGATGGCGGGCATGATCGAAACCCCATCATTGCGGCTGGTTCCAGCCACCAGCGATGTCCTGCGACAGGTGCGCAGCGCGGGCCTTGAGGGTCTCGCCGAGCTCCTCGGCATCACCATTCCGC
Proteins encoded in this region:
- a CDS encoding EAL domain-containing protein; protein product: MNRRKRILVAAALLAIGGTLALIGATAWISWREAFEEENTQITELARGIAERTERIVLEARNTLLALDELEVERCSAAHFAEMEAAAMQHPWIKSIGHWRADERLCATGLAQGTALKPPQADRIYPSGLIAWWPSRHTSVAGVELFLMRFGNHDIAMDPRFFVDAGLTGQQAAGLWLENLMLTSNPPDAVLPPLDAIPPGVRLDQAEERIESRFSLGRMLPIDVVVVEPADGFWHRQNSLIRTAAAVGGGLSLLWLLGIVILLRYQLSLRSELRDAISRGDITAWYQPIVDLATGECVGAEALARLMREDGSLINPDMFLPVAESEGLMPDVTLAVMDSLLADLPALLKLNPGLKINLNLSSDDLQDPGFGQQLALRLATAKVPSHAIKLEITERALINDEAARAHIRDFRARGHKVAIDDFGTGYSSLSYLETFEIDTLKIDKTFVDAIGAEAVTSHVISHIIDMAKSLKLDIVAEGIEQQAQAEWLERQGVHQGQGYLYSKPLTARAFRRYLRGRPNQTMA